In a single window of the Rhodanobacter sp. LX-99 genome:
- the tssF gene encoding type VI secretion system baseplate subunit TssF, whose protein sequence is MDPRLLRYYNRELQHVREMGGEFAREYPKIAGRLGLEGFECADPYVERLLEGFAFLAARVQLKLDAQFPVFTQHLLEMIYPHYLAPVPSMAVVQMQPDLKESGLLAGHVVERHTALRSLIGKDDRTACEYRTAHDVTLWPLELTDAKYLETPAAIAAAGVTLPAGKPVRAGLRLKFRVTAGAQANMLALDDLPVFIAGADELPKRLYEQLLGNATGFIVRTQGASGEISRHFDASSIRRKGFEENEALIPYSGRSFSGYRLLQEYFACPERFLFAEFSGLKSVLARSKGNEFEIVVLFDRSVASLHNAVDVNNFRLFCTPAINLFPRRADRIHLQQGKAEYHILADRTRPMDFEVHSIGNVEGFGDKQEPEQRFLPFYGCDERTWHSQHSAYYTIRREPRLISSRQKRQGARSSYIGNEMFISLVDSSEAPYSTQLRQIGMMLMCTNRDLPLQMPVGKSKTDFTLETGAPVESIRCVAGPTKPRASVATGETAWRLLSHLQLNYVSLLENNAGEGAAALREMLTLYCDEFDSSALRQVEGVKAVSSQPIVRRVPVPGPITFGRGLEITLTCDDGAFEGTGAFLLGAVMQQFFARYVSINSFTETVLRTLERNEVARWPARLGTRQTL, encoded by the coding sequence ATGGACCCACGCCTGCTGCGCTATTACAACCGGGAACTGCAACACGTCCGCGAGATGGGCGGCGAGTTTGCGCGCGAGTACCCGAAGATTGCCGGGCGACTCGGGCTGGAAGGCTTCGAGTGCGCCGACCCCTACGTGGAGCGGTTGCTGGAAGGGTTCGCCTTCCTCGCGGCCCGCGTGCAACTCAAGCTGGACGCGCAGTTCCCGGTGTTCACCCAGCACCTGCTGGAAATGATCTATCCCCATTACCTGGCGCCGGTGCCTTCGATGGCGGTGGTGCAGATGCAGCCGGACCTGAAGGAAAGCGGCCTGCTGGCCGGCCACGTCGTGGAGCGCCATACGGCATTGCGCAGCCTGATCGGCAAGGACGACCGCACGGCCTGTGAATACCGCACGGCCCATGACGTCACGCTGTGGCCGCTGGAGCTCACCGACGCGAAGTATCTTGAAACGCCCGCCGCGATAGCGGCCGCAGGCGTGACCTTGCCGGCGGGCAAGCCGGTGCGTGCCGGCCTGCGGTTGAAGTTCCGGGTGACCGCCGGCGCGCAGGCGAACATGCTGGCGCTGGACGACCTTCCGGTGTTCATCGCCGGCGCGGACGAGCTTCCCAAGCGCCTGTACGAGCAGCTGCTGGGCAACGCCACGGGTTTCATTGTGCGCACGCAGGGCGCCAGCGGCGAGATCAGCCGGCATTTCGACGCATCGAGCATCCGTCGCAAGGGCTTCGAGGAGAACGAGGCGCTGATTCCCTATAGCGGACGTTCGTTCAGCGGCTACCGGCTGCTGCAGGAATACTTCGCCTGCCCCGAGCGCTTCCTGTTTGCCGAATTCAGCGGCCTGAAATCCGTGCTGGCACGTTCGAAGGGCAACGAGTTCGAGATCGTGGTGCTGTTCGACCGCAGCGTGGCCAGCCTGCACAACGCAGTCGACGTGAACAACTTCCGGCTGTTCTGCACGCCGGCGATCAACCTGTTCCCGCGGCGTGCCGACCGCATCCACCTGCAGCAGGGCAAGGCGGAATACCACATCCTCGCCGACCGCACCCGGCCGATGGATTTCGAGGTCCACAGCATCGGCAACGTGGAGGGCTTCGGCGACAAGCAGGAGCCGGAGCAGCGCTTCCTGCCGTTCTACGGTTGCGACGAGCGCACCTGGCACAGCCAGCATTCGGCCTACTACACGATTCGTCGCGAGCCGCGCCTGATCTCGTCGCGGCAGAAGCGGCAGGGCGCGCGGTCCAGCTACATCGGCAACGAGATGTTCATCTCCCTGGTCGACTCCAGCGAGGCGCCTTACTCCACCCAACTGCGCCAGATCGGCATGATGCTGATGTGCACCAATCGCGACCTGCCGCTGCAGATGCCGGTGGGCAAGTCGAAGACCGATTTCACCCTGGAGACCGGTGCACCGGTGGAATCGATCCGCTGCGTCGCCGGCCCGACCAAGCCGCGTGCATCGGTGGCCACCGGCGAGACCGCGTGGCGGTTGCTCAGCCACCTGCAGCTGAACTACGTATCGCTGCTGGAGAACAACGCGGGCGAAGGCGCTGCGGCGCTGCGCGAGATGCTGACGCTGTACTGCGACGAGTTCGACTCCAGCGCGTTGCGCCAGGTCGAAGGCGTCAAGGCGGTCAGCTCGCAGCCCATCGTGCGGCGCGTCCCGGTACCCGGCCCGATCACCTTCGGCCGCGGCCTGGAAATCACCCTGACCTGCGACGACGGCGCATTCGAAGGCACCGGCGCCTTCCTGCTCGGCGCGGTGATGCAGCAGTTCTTTGCGCGTTACGTATCCATCAACTCCTTCACCGAAACCGTTCTGCGCACGCTGGAACGCAACGAGGTTGCCCGATGGCCCGCCAGGCTGGGAACACGGCAGACGCTGTAG
- the tssG gene encoding type VI secretion system baseplate subunit TssG: protein MARQAGNTADAVALEIALRDHPEAFEFFEAARRLECVYSERPRLGHSAKAADDFVRLCQTPSLAFAPKTVDRYQPGGAGRPARLHGLFFGLFGPNAPLPLHLTEYAMDRELNAKDTTFTAFANIFHHRMMSLFYRAWADSQPTVELDRPAEDHFRLYMGALVGLATPGLDSRDALPDQFKRFFAGRLLQQTRNAEGLRGLLERFFRIPVGIVEFVAEWMRLPASSHLRLGGSGEVAALGLTAVAGEYVWGSQQRFRLRLGPLSRAEFNNFLPGGEALKQLIAAVKTYVGEEKAWDVQLVLKKADVPTTRLGQSGRMGLSTWMGQPQRDGDADDVVLKPVG, encoded by the coding sequence ATGGCCCGCCAGGCTGGGAACACGGCAGACGCTGTAGCGCTGGAGATCGCGCTGCGCGACCACCCCGAGGCCTTCGAGTTCTTCGAAGCGGCCCGTCGGCTGGAGTGCGTGTATTCCGAACGTCCGCGGCTGGGCCATTCGGCCAAGGCCGCGGACGATTTCGTGCGGCTGTGCCAGACGCCGTCGCTGGCGTTCGCCCCAAAAACGGTCGACCGCTACCAGCCCGGCGGTGCCGGCCGGCCGGCGCGCCTGCATGGCCTGTTCTTCGGCTTGTTCGGGCCGAATGCGCCGCTGCCGCTGCACCTTACCGAGTACGCGATGGATCGCGAACTGAACGCCAAGGACACCACCTTCACCGCGTTCGCGAACATCTTCCATCACCGCATGATGAGCCTGTTCTACCGGGCGTGGGCCGACTCGCAGCCTACCGTGGAGCTGGACCGCCCGGCCGAGGATCATTTCCGTCTGTACATGGGCGCGCTGGTGGGTCTGGCCACGCCAGGTCTCGACAGCCGCGATGCGCTGCCCGACCAGTTCAAGCGTTTCTTTGCCGGCCGCCTGCTGCAGCAGACCCGCAATGCCGAGGGGCTGCGCGGGCTGCTCGAACGATTCTTCCGCATTCCGGTGGGTATCGTCGAATTCGTGGCCGAGTGGATGCGGCTGCCCGCGTCCTCCCATCTCCGACTCGGCGGATCGGGCGAGGTGGCGGCACTGGGGCTCACGGCGGTTGCCGGCGAGTACGTCTGGGGCAGCCAACAGCGTTTCCGCCTGCGGCTGGGGCCGCTGAGCCGGGCCGAGTTCAACAATTTCCTGCCCGGTGGCGAGGCGCTCAAACAGCTGATCGCCGCTGTCAAGACCTATGTGGGCGAGGAGAAAGCCTGGGACGTGCAACTGGTGCTGAAGAAAGCCGATGTGCCCACGACCCGCCTGGGCCAGAGCGGCCGCATGGGTCTGAGCACGTGGATGGGCCAGCCGCAGCGCGATGGCGATGCCGACGACGTGGTGCTGAAGCCGGTCGGCTAG
- the tssH gene encoding type VI secretion system ATPase TssH has product MAEISRGALFGKLNKLAFRGIESATVFCKLRGNPYVELVHWIHQILQLQDSDLHRIVKQFNLNPSNLARDITDALDRLPRGSSSISDLSSDVEEAVERGWVFATLMFGEAQVRTGYLLVGCMRTRNLRNALLHISAEFDKIKPEALVEKFAEVVAGSPEDGQHANDGFRMGGGSAPGEASGAMSPAQMGKQEALAQFTIDLTEQARSGKMDPIVGRDDEIRQLVDILMRRRQNNPMLVGEAGVGKTAVIEGFAMRIAIGDVPPPLKDVQLRVLDVGLLQAGASMKGEFENRLKQVIEEVQSSTRPIILFIDEAHTLVGAGGAAGTGDAANLLKPALARGNLRTIGATTWAEYKKHIEKDPALTRRFQTVQIDEPSEEKAILMMRGVASVMEKHHKVQILDEALEAAVKLSHRYIPARQLPDKAVSLLDTACARVAISQHAVPAEVDDTRKRIQALETELGIIGREKNVGVEVAAREEAASEKLAAQKARLETLEANWITEKELVEKILDIRSRLRGSNAPVEGTGSALEESANKEAAAEGVAALEGAERAAALEELKGLQTQLAELQGEHPLILASVDQQAVGSVVSDWTGIPVGRMVKSEVETVMNLAKLMGARVIGQDHAMEMIAKRIQTSRAGLVDPNKPIGVFMLAGTSGVGKTETALALAEALYGGEQNIITINMSEFQEAHTVSTLKGAPPGYVGYGEGGVLTEAVRRKPYSVVLLDEVEKAHPDVHEIFFQVFDKGVMEDGEGRSIDFKNTLILLTTNAGTDMIAGLCKDPDLMPDHEGMAKALREPLLKIFPPALLGRLVTIPYYPLSPEMLGRIVKLQLNRIKKRVEARYKIPFEYDENVVKLVVERCTETESGGRMIDAILTNSMLPDISRAFLTRMMDGDQVAKVQVCVEDGNFSYGFG; this is encoded by the coding sequence ATGGCCGAGATCAGTCGCGGCGCCCTGTTTGGAAAGCTCAACAAGCTGGCTTTCCGGGGCATCGAAAGCGCTACCGTATTCTGCAAGCTGCGCGGCAATCCGTACGTGGAGCTGGTCCACTGGATTCACCAGATCCTGCAGCTGCAGGACTCCGACCTGCATCGCATCGTGAAGCAGTTCAACCTGAACCCGTCGAACCTGGCGCGCGACATCACCGATGCGCTGGACCGGCTGCCGCGCGGTTCCTCGTCGATCTCCGACCTTTCCAGCGACGTCGAGGAAGCGGTCGAGCGCGGCTGGGTGTTCGCCACCCTGATGTTCGGCGAGGCGCAGGTGCGCACCGGCTACCTGCTCGTCGGCTGCATGCGCACGCGCAACCTGCGCAATGCGCTGCTGCACATCTCGGCCGAGTTCGACAAGATCAAGCCCGAGGCGCTGGTGGAAAAATTCGCCGAGGTCGTCGCCGGTTCGCCGGAAGACGGGCAGCATGCGAACGACGGTTTCCGCATGGGCGGCGGCAGCGCGCCGGGCGAGGCCAGCGGCGCGATGTCGCCGGCGCAGATGGGCAAGCAGGAGGCATTGGCGCAGTTCACCATCGACCTCACCGAGCAGGCGCGCAGCGGCAAGATGGACCCGATCGTCGGCCGCGACGACGAGATCCGCCAGCTGGTCGACATCCTGATGCGCCGGCGCCAGAACAACCCGATGCTGGTCGGCGAAGCCGGCGTGGGCAAGACCGCGGTGATCGAGGGCTTCGCCATGCGCATCGCCATCGGCGACGTGCCGCCGCCGCTGAAGGACGTGCAGCTGCGCGTGCTCGACGTGGGCCTGCTGCAGGCCGGCGCCAGCATGAAGGGCGAGTTCGAGAACCGCCTGAAGCAGGTGATCGAGGAGGTGCAGTCCTCGACCCGGCCGATCATCCTGTTCATCGACGAGGCGCATACCCTGGTCGGCGCCGGCGGCGCGGCCGGCACCGGCGACGCGGCGAACCTGCTCAAGCCGGCGCTGGCGCGCGGCAACCTGCGCACCATCGGCGCCACCACCTGGGCCGAATACAAGAAACACATCGAGAAGGATCCGGCGCTGACCCGCCGCTTCCAGACCGTGCAGATCGACGAGCCCAGCGAGGAGAAGGCGATCCTGATGATGCGCGGCGTCGCCAGCGTGATGGAGAAGCACCACAAGGTGCAGATCCTCGACGAGGCGCTGGAGGCCGCGGTCAAGCTGTCGCACCGCTACATTCCCGCGCGGCAGCTGCCGGACAAGGCGGTGAGCCTGCTCGACACCGCCTGCGCGCGCGTGGCGATCAGCCAGCACGCGGTGCCGGCGGAAGTGGACGACACCCGCAAGCGCATCCAGGCGCTGGAAACCGAGCTGGGCATCATCGGCCGCGAGAAGAACGTCGGCGTCGAGGTGGCGGCGCGCGAGGAAGCGGCCAGCGAAAAGCTGGCGGCGCAGAAGGCGCGGCTGGAAACGCTGGAGGCGAACTGGATCACCGAGAAGGAGCTGGTCGAGAAGATTCTCGACATCCGCTCCAGGTTGCGCGGCAGCAACGCCCCGGTGGAAGGCACCGGCAGCGCGCTGGAGGAGTCGGCCAACAAGGAGGCGGCGGCGGAAGGCGTGGCCGCGCTCGAAGGGGCCGAACGTGCCGCGGCGCTGGAAGAGCTGAAGGGATTGCAGACGCAGCTGGCCGAGCTGCAGGGCGAGCACCCGCTGATCCTGGCGTCGGTGGACCAGCAGGCGGTGGGTTCGGTGGTCTCGGACTGGACCGGCATCCCGGTCGGGCGCATGGTCAAGAGCGAAGTCGAGACCGTGATGAACCTGGCCAAGCTGATGGGCGCCCGTGTGATCGGCCAGGACCACGCGATGGAGATGATCGCCAAGCGCATCCAGACCTCTCGCGCCGGCCTGGTCGATCCGAACAAGCCGATCGGCGTGTTCATGCTCGCCGGCACTTCAGGCGTGGGCAAGACCGAGACCGCGCTGGCGCTGGCCGAGGCGTTGTACGGCGGCGAGCAGAACATCATCACCATCAACATGAGCGAGTTCCAGGAGGCGCACACCGTCTCCACTTTGAAGGGCGCGCCTCCGGGCTACGTCGGCTACGGCGAGGGCGGCGTGCTCACCGAGGCGGTGCGCCGCAAGCCGTACTCGGTGGTGCTGCTGGACGAGGTGGAGAAGGCCCACCCGGACGTCCACGAGATCTTCTTCCAGGTGTTCGACAAGGGCGTGATGGAAGACGGCGAAGGCCGCTCGATCGACTTCAAGAACACCCTGATCCTGCTCACCACCAATGCCGGCACCGACATGATCGCCGGCCTGTGCAAGGACCCGGACCTGATGCCCGATCACGAGGGCATGGCCAAGGCCCTGCGCGAGCCGCTGCTGAAGATCTTCCCGCCGGCGCTGCTGGGTCGGCTGGTGACGATTCCGTATTACCCGCTCAGTCCGGAGATGCTTGGCAGGATCGTCAAGCTGCAGCTGAATCGCATCAAGAAACGCGTCGAGGCCCGCTACAAGATCCCGTTCGAATACGACGAGAACGTGGTGAAGCTGGTGGTCGAGCGCTGCACCGAGACCGAATCGGGCGGCCGCATGATCGATGCGATCCTGACCAACTCGATGCTGCCCGACATCTCGCGCGCATTCCTGACCAGGATGATGGACGGGGACCAGGTCGCGAAGGTGCAGGTATGCGTCGAGGATGGGAATTTTTCCTACGGGTTCGGTTGA
- a CDS encoding PAAR domain-containing protein has protein sequence MPPAARITDMHVCPMVTGVVPHVGGPILPPGAVTVLIGGLPAARVGDMATCVGPPDVIAMGSFKVLINKMPAARMGDLTAHGGSIVLGCPTVLIS, from the coding sequence ATGCCCCCGGCAGCGAGAATCACCGATATGCATGTCTGCCCGATGGTGACGGGCGTGGTGCCGCACGTGGGTGGTCCGATCCTGCCGCCGGGCGCCGTTACGGTGCTGATCGGCGGTTTGCCGGCGGCGCGGGTCGGCGACATGGCAACCTGCGTGGGGCCGCCCGATGTCATCGCGATGGGCTCGTTCAAGGTGCTCATCAACAAGATGCCTGCGGCGCGCATGGGCGATTTGACGGCGCATGGCGGAAGCATCGTGCTGGGTTGTCCCACGGTACTGATCAGCTGA
- a CDS encoding tetratricopeptide repeat protein has product MLRQAVEVHRIGQLDAAEAFYRRALQMQAGQPDALHFLGVLCHQRGRSDEGIRLIRMALRAAPLHADAHNNLGNIHKETGKLAEAEACYRQALACNGQHHDALGNLALVLEAQQRFQEAFQAYAELLERAPQLSLAHYLMGMYLRRHVNEIEDLEHAVACFRNAVRCDGGNVRALDALGVTLYMLGRQEEAIGAYRDWLGREPDNPVPRHMLAACGGEAAPPRADDAYVREVFDRFAESFDEQLLKNLDYRAPQVLVDALTGVLGVAEGALDVLDAGCGTGLCGPLIRPHARRLDGVDLSGGMLEKARLRGGYDELVAAELTAYLQDHPETWDVVLSADTLVYFGDLAEVLAATHAALRAGGRVAFTLEAMDADEDRSELSSSGRYRHARRYVERVLDAAGFVEVNIAASALRKEVGKPVAGWVVLARKSLPGCG; this is encoded by the coding sequence ATGCTGCGCCAGGCGGTCGAGGTGCATCGGATCGGGCAACTGGATGCCGCGGAGGCGTTCTACCGCAGGGCGCTGCAGATGCAGGCCGGGCAGCCCGACGCGCTGCATTTTCTCGGCGTGCTGTGCCACCAGCGCGGGCGCAGCGACGAAGGCATCCGGCTGATCCGGATGGCCTTGCGGGCCGCCCCGCTGCATGCCGACGCGCACAACAATCTCGGCAACATCCACAAGGAAACCGGCAAACTCGCCGAGGCCGAGGCCTGCTATCGCCAGGCGCTGGCATGCAATGGGCAGCATCACGATGCGTTGGGCAACCTGGCGCTGGTGCTGGAGGCGCAGCAGCGCTTCCAGGAAGCATTCCAGGCCTATGCCGAGCTGCTTGAACGGGCGCCACAACTCAGCCTCGCGCATTACCTGATGGGCATGTACCTGCGCAGGCATGTGAACGAAATCGAGGATCTGGAGCACGCCGTGGCCTGTTTCAGGAACGCGGTCCGCTGCGACGGCGGCAATGTGCGTGCTCTCGATGCGCTCGGTGTCACCCTTTACATGCTTGGCCGGCAGGAGGAGGCGATCGGGGCTTACCGTGACTGGCTCGGCCGCGAGCCGGACAATCCCGTGCCGCGGCACATGCTCGCCGCTTGCGGCGGCGAAGCGGCGCCGCCACGGGCGGACGATGCTTATGTGCGCGAGGTGTTCGACCGGTTCGCCGAAAGCTTCGACGAGCAGTTGCTGAAGAACCTGGACTATCGCGCGCCGCAGGTCCTGGTCGACGCATTGACTGGCGTTCTTGGGGTGGCCGAGGGCGCGCTGGACGTGCTCGACGCCGGTTGCGGCACCGGCCTGTGCGGTCCGTTGATCAGGCCGCATGCGCGTCGGCTGGATGGCGTGGACCTGTCCGGCGGCATGCTCGAAAAGGCCCGCCTGCGCGGCGGTTACGACGAGCTCGTGGCAGCCGAGCTGACCGCGTATCTGCAGGATCATCCGGAAACCTGGGACGTCGTGTTGTCCGCCGATACGCTGGTCTACTTCGGCGACCTGGCGGAGGTGCTTGCGGCGACCCACGCGGCACTGCGGGCTGGCGGTCGGGTGGCCTTCACGCTGGAGGCGATGGATGCCGACGAGGATCGTTCCGAACTGTCTTCCAGTGGCCGCTATCGGCATGCGCGTCGCTATGTCGAGCGCGTGCTGGATGCGGCCGGTTTCGTGGAGGTGAACATTGCCGCGTCCGCACTGCGCAAGGAAGTGGGCAAGCCGGTGGCCGGCTGGGTGGTGCTGGCGCGCAAGAGCCTGCCCGGGTGCGGATAG
- the tssI gene encoding type VI secretion system tip protein VgrG — MTHRMTLKSDLGDKLLPASLSGSEQLGKLFSYQLKLLSKDSEVKLLPLLGSSMTVAFESDGYKRHFNGMVSEISQTGFESYKEERYAEYAVTLVPKAWLLLHKVDCRIYLKMSVPDIVKTVLSEIGYGDVKLSLSGNYSPREYCVQYREDYFNFISRLMEQEGIYYFFQHTDGVHTMVLADSLGAHATTGGYEELPYRPQSADSRAALEVAITDFSSARSVQTTKYSLTDYDPLKPKTSLLGTEAISNADDNHPVPGLESFDFPGDHETGDAGKHYAQVRLEAINVPQSQGSGSTNAPGLLTGALFKLTKFPRAELNQEYLVTGSTVHIENAARTSGQQGGELFFCNFSVIRSRQPFRTLPTAVKPMIVGLQTAVVAGSDKAEDIAVDKYGRIQVTFHWNKPDKKNAHISCPVRVASSWAGKNWGAVHIPRVGQEVVVSFLEGDPDRPLVIGSVYNADNMPPYALPDNKTQSGIKSRSHEGGAAADFNEIRFEDKKGSEELFLHAQKDMREEVENDHFVQIDHDETITVKNDQTEEVKHDRKTKVGNDDKLDVTQNGTTTIGQKFKLSAGTEIELVTGASSIVMKSDGTIEIKGVNIKVTGSMGVKVEGQVEVGIKAGATMDIGAGASLKMHSDAMLEVAGGAMATVKGPMLTLKGDGMAQLSGGLIMIG, encoded by the coding sequence ATGACGCATCGGATGACACTGAAGTCAGACCTCGGTGACAAACTGCTGCCTGCGAGCCTGTCGGGCAGCGAGCAGTTGGGGAAGCTTTTTTCCTACCAGTTGAAGCTGCTCAGCAAGGACAGCGAAGTCAAGCTTCTTCCCCTGCTCGGCAGTTCGATGACGGTGGCGTTCGAGTCGGACGGCTACAAGCGCCACTTCAACGGCATGGTTTCGGAAATTTCCCAGACCGGGTTCGAGAGCTACAAGGAAGAGCGTTACGCCGAGTACGCGGTGACGCTGGTGCCCAAGGCATGGCTGCTGCTGCACAAGGTGGATTGCCGCATCTACCTCAAGATGTCGGTGCCCGACATCGTCAAGACCGTGCTGTCCGAAATCGGCTATGGCGACGTCAAGCTGAGCCTCAGCGGAAACTACTCGCCGCGCGAATACTGCGTGCAGTACCGCGAGGATTACTTCAACTTCATCAGCCGCCTGATGGAGCAGGAAGGCATCTATTATTTCTTCCAGCACACCGACGGCGTGCACACCATGGTGCTGGCGGATTCGCTGGGCGCGCATGCCACCACCGGGGGGTATGAGGAACTGCCGTACCGGCCGCAATCGGCGGACAGCCGCGCGGCGCTGGAAGTCGCGATCACCGATTTCTCGTCGGCTCGCTCGGTGCAGACGACCAAGTATTCGCTGACCGACTACGACCCGCTGAAGCCGAAGACCTCGCTGCTGGGGACCGAGGCGATCAGCAATGCCGACGACAACCATCCGGTGCCCGGCCTCGAGTCGTTCGATTTTCCCGGCGACCACGAGACCGGCGATGCCGGCAAGCACTACGCGCAGGTTCGCCTCGAGGCGATCAACGTGCCCCAGTCGCAGGGCTCGGGTTCGACCAACGCCCCCGGCCTGCTGACCGGCGCGTTGTTCAAGCTGACGAAATTCCCGCGCGCCGAACTGAACCAGGAGTACCTGGTCACCGGCTCGACCGTGCACATCGAGAATGCCGCGCGCACCTCCGGGCAGCAGGGCGGCGAGTTGTTCTTCTGCAACTTTTCGGTGATCCGGAGCCGGCAGCCGTTCCGCACCCTGCCGACCGCCGTGAAGCCGATGATCGTGGGCCTGCAGACGGCCGTGGTGGCGGGCAGCGACAAGGCAGAAGACATCGCGGTGGACAAGTACGGGCGCATCCAGGTGACGTTCCACTGGAACAAGCCGGACAAGAAGAACGCGCACATTTCCTGCCCGGTCAGGGTGGCCTCGTCATGGGCCGGCAAGAACTGGGGCGCGGTGCACATCCCCAGGGTCGGCCAGGAAGTGGTGGTCAGCTTTCTGGAGGGCGACCCGGACCGGCCGCTGGTCATCGGCAGCGTCTACAACGCCGACAACATGCCGCCGTACGCGCTGCCCGACAACAAGACCCAGAGCGGCATCAAGAGCCGCAGCCACGAGGGCGGCGCCGCGGCGGATTTCAACGAGATCCGCTTCGAGGACAAGAAGGGCAGCGAGGAGCTGTTCCTGCACGCGCAGAAGGACATGCGCGAGGAAGTGGAGAACGACCACTTCGTGCAGATCGATCACGACGAGACGATCACGGTCAAGAACGACCAGACCGAGGAGGTCAAGCACGACCGCAAGACCAAGGTCGGCAACGACGACAAGCTCGACGTCACCCAGAACGGCACGACCACGATCGGGCAGAAATTCAAGCTCAGCGCCGGCACCGAGATCGAACTGGTCACCGGCGCCTCCAGCATCGTCATGAAAAGCGACGGAACGATCGAGATCAAGGGCGTCAACATCAAGGTTACCGGCAGCATGGGCGTGAAAGTCGAGGGCCAGGTCGAAGTCGGCATCAAGGCCGGCGCCACGATGGATATTGGTGCGGGGGCCTCGCTGAAGATGCATTCCGATGCCATGCTCGAGGTGGCGGGCGGCGCCATGGCGACCGTGAAGGGGCCCATGCTGACGCTCAAGGGCGACGGCATGGCGCAGTTGTCCGGCGGCCTGATCATGATTGGCTAA
- the tagH gene encoding type VI secretion system-associated FHA domain protein TagH, with translation MPTSQTLILAVAGRQAAQFGSRSSRTFEAAGGSIGRSEDCDWVLSASGVSRVHAMIRYLNGMYFIEDRSTNGMLLNDAPLIKGDPSALKDGDRLLIDTFEVEVRLQDAAGALAAPDPQPTAASAAAVLDPLDFGLLDPAPRAPAYPPPTAGIPLDAELIPGAIGTASADELDPLSFLGPTDASSGLLSGATTGNASSGWNHSASTEDFFRPPMTTGQRQASVNALPENWDLTMGDFSSPPSPPPPAPAAPPPAAAAVHPPHAPPVASLAETTGPTALPADVDQIFRVVVDGVMDVLRARAEIKNTFRLPVTIIQRSENNPLKFAPNPDEALQKIMAPPNGAFMSGTAAFEDAFDDIRCHQMAMLAGVRAAFESLLVHFNPDRFEQETDGSKRSAFAGKGKYWDKYREHFDGLSRDPDECFRRLFGDEFARAYEEQLSRLKSARRMQQSHR, from the coding sequence GTGCCGACGTCGCAGACTCTGATCCTTGCCGTTGCTGGTCGTCAGGCTGCCCAATTCGGCAGCCGCAGCAGCAGGACGTTCGAGGCCGCAGGCGGCAGCATCGGCCGTTCCGAGGATTGCGATTGGGTACTCAGCGCCTCCGGCGTCTCGCGTGTCCACGCGATGATCCGTTACCTCAACGGCATGTATTTCATCGAGGACCGCAGCACCAACGGCATGCTGCTGAACGACGCGCCGCTGATCAAGGGCGATCCCTCCGCGCTGAAAGACGGCGACCGGCTGCTGATCGATACCTTCGAGGTGGAGGTGCGCCTGCAGGATGCCGCGGGTGCGCTGGCCGCCCCGGACCCGCAGCCCACGGCTGCGTCGGCCGCAGCGGTGCTCGATCCGCTGGACTTCGGCCTGCTGGATCCCGCGCCGCGCGCGCCCGCCTACCCGCCGCCGACAGCGGGGATTCCGCTCGACGCGGAGCTGATTCCCGGCGCGATCGGCACGGCTTCCGCCGATGAGCTCGATCCGCTGAGCTTTCTCGGTCCGACCGACGCGTCGTCCGGTCTGCTGTCCGGCGCGACCACCGGCAACGCCAGCTCAGGCTGGAACCATTCGGCCAGCACGGAAGATTTCTTCCGCCCGCCCATGACGACCGGGCAGCGCCAGGCCAGCGTGAATGCGCTGCCGGAAAACTGGGACCTGACGATGGGCGATTTCTCGTCGCCGCCCAGTCCGCCGCCGCCCGCACCAGCGGCCCCGCCACCGGCTGCCGCCGCCGTGCATCCGCCGCATGCGCCGCCGGTGGCCTCGCTCGCCGAGACGACCGGCCCGACGGCGTTGCCGGCGGATGTGGACCAGATCTTCCGGGTGGTGGTCGATGGCGTGATGGACGTGCTGCGCGCGCGCGCCGAGATCAAGAACACGTTCCGCCTGCCGGTCACGATCATCCAGCGTTCCGAGAACAACCCGCTGAAATTCGCGCCGAATCCGGATGAGGCGCTGCAGAAGATCATGGCGCCGCCGAACGGCGCCTTCATGTCGGGCACGGCCGCGTTCGAGGATGCCTTCGACGATATCCGCTGCCACCAGATGGCGATGCTCGCCGGCGTGCGTGCCGCGTTCGAATCGCTTTTGGTGCATTTCAATCCGGATCGTTTCGAGCAGGAAACCGATGGCTCGAAGCGTTCGGCGTTTGCCGGCAAGGGCAAGTACTGGGACAAGTACCGCGAGCATTTCGACGGGCTGTCGCGGGATCCGGACGAATGCTTCCGCCGGTTGTTCGGCGACGAATTCGCACGGGCCTACGAGGAACAGTTGTCACGCCTGAAATCGGCGCGGAGAATGCAGCAGTCACATCGCTAG